In Haloterrigena turkmenica DSM 5511, a single genomic region encodes these proteins:
- a CDS encoding translation initiation factor, translating to MSNDDELDDLLDELDSQGDLETSQQMLSIRTESRRYDKPVTIVEGFDLESDEIKSIASDLKSSMGTGGTVDDGRIELQGDHRDRVPDLLRERGFDVRE from the coding sequence ATGTCAAACGACGACGAACTCGACGACTTGCTCGACGAACTCGACAGCCAGGGCGACCTCGAGACGTCACAGCAGATGCTGTCGATTCGGACGGAGAGCCGTCGATACGACAAGCCGGTGACGATCGTCGAGGGGTTCGACCTCGAGTCGGACGAGATCAAATCGATCGCGTCGGATCTCAAGAGTTCGATGGGGACGGGCGGGACCGTCGACGACGGCCGGATCGAACTGCAGGGCGACCACCGGGATCGGGTGCCCGACCTGCTCCGCGAGCGGGGATTCGACGTTCGCGAGTGA
- a CDS encoding DUF1059 domain-containing protein: MPYQFECSADHCQFIIRSSSSDEVERLVRAHVRMTHNGRIAKADIERETERVELA, encoded by the coding sequence ATGCCCTATCAGTTCGAGTGTTCGGCGGATCACTGCCAGTTCATAATCCGCTCGAGCAGCTCCGACGAGGTAGAGCGGTTGGTCCGAGCGCACGTTCGAATGACCCACAACGGACGGATCGCGAAGGCCGATATCGAACGCGAAACGGAGCGCGTCGAACTCGCGTAG
- a CDS encoding GNAT family N-acetyltransferase: MRIRPAADDDFPDIRAIARKTWHDTYDELDEDAIDRTVENWYTDDSMPLEAPGTVVLVVEAADGSQAESDDDDGEIVGFTHAVVQGDTADILRMYVDPDRQAAGVGTDLHERLVEQLRVYDVERIRAFDFASNDASRQFYEGFGFERTDVGEVEIDGECYDEAVYTLEL, from the coding sequence ATGAGGATTCGTCCGGCAGCGGACGACGATTTTCCGGACATCCGAGCGATCGCTCGGAAAACCTGGCACGATACCTACGACGAACTCGACGAAGACGCGATCGACCGAACCGTCGAGAACTGGTACACCGACGACTCGATGCCGCTCGAGGCGCCGGGGACGGTCGTCCTCGTCGTGGAAGCGGCGGACGGAAGTCAGGCGGAGTCCGACGACGATGACGGCGAGATCGTCGGCTTCACTCACGCGGTCGTCCAGGGCGACACGGCCGACATCCTCCGGATGTACGTCGACCCCGACCGTCAGGCGGCGGGCGTCGGCACCGATCTCCACGAGCGACTGGTCGAGCAACTCCGGGTCTACGACGTCGAGCGGATCCGTGCCTTCGACTTCGCGTCCAACGACGCCAGCCGGCAGTTCTACGAGGGATTCGGGTTCGAACGAACCGACGTCGGCGAGGTCGAGATCGACGGCGAGTGCTACGACGAGGCGGTCTACACGCTCGAACTGTAG
- a CDS encoding excinuclease ABC subunit C, protein MNADGVRERAKSLPREPGVYQFRAEGTTLYVGKAVDLRSRVRSYADPRTARIRRMVDRADEIEIAVTDTETQALLLEANLIKRHQPRYNVRLKDDKSYPMVQLTDHEAPRIEITRDPDGEAQGASSASGGAASGPTVFGPFTNKGQVETVVKALRETYGVRGCSDHKYSGRDRPCLDYEMGLCTAPCTREIDLESYAQDVTAVERFFEGETGILADPLRREMEAAAEDQNFERAANLRDRLETVETFHGEGGEAVQSVGDERAVDVLGVAIEGEDATVARLRAERGKLVDRDRHTLEAPAAEGAGTEEGGVPAVLAAFIVQYYAERDLPDALLLPERHGDDEVAAWLEAEGVSVRVPGAGREAKLVDLALKNARRNVGGRDECGMLADALEIDAARRVEGFDVSHAQGKSAVGSDVTFVDGSAEKADYRRKKLTDQNDDYDNMRALLEWRASRAVEGRDDRPDPDLLLIDGGEGQLEAARDALAAVGWDVPAVALAKAEERVVTPDRTFSWPSDAPHLHLLQRVRDEAHRFAVQYHQTVRDEVKTVLDDVPGVGPETRKRLLGRFGSVENVREASVDDIESVEGIGEKTAETIKSRL, encoded by the coding sequence ATGAACGCCGACGGGGTCCGCGAACGAGCGAAGTCGCTGCCGCGCGAGCCCGGCGTCTACCAGTTCCGGGCCGAGGGAACCACCCTCTACGTCGGGAAAGCTGTCGATCTCCGGAGTCGCGTCCGCTCCTACGCCGATCCGCGGACGGCGCGGATCCGCCGGATGGTCGACCGCGCCGACGAGATCGAGATCGCCGTCACCGACACCGAGACGCAGGCGCTGTTGCTCGAGGCGAACCTGATCAAGCGCCACCAGCCCCGCTACAACGTCCGGCTCAAGGACGACAAGTCCTATCCGATGGTGCAGCTGACCGACCACGAGGCCCCGCGGATCGAGATCACGCGCGACCCGGACGGCGAGGCGCAAGGCGCCTCGAGTGCGAGCGGCGGAGCCGCGAGCGGGCCGACCGTCTTCGGCCCCTTCACGAACAAGGGGCAGGTCGAGACCGTCGTCAAAGCGTTGCGGGAGACCTACGGCGTCCGCGGCTGTTCGGACCACAAGTACAGCGGTCGGGATCGCCCCTGTCTGGACTACGAGATGGGGCTCTGTACCGCGCCTTGCACCCGCGAGATCGACCTCGAGAGCTACGCGCAGGACGTGACCGCAGTCGAGCGGTTCTTCGAGGGCGAGACGGGCATCCTTGCGGACCCGCTGCGCCGGGAGATGGAAGCCGCCGCGGAGGACCAGAACTTCGAGCGCGCGGCGAACCTCCGGGACCGCCTCGAGACCGTCGAGACGTTCCACGGCGAGGGCGGCGAGGCGGTCCAGTCGGTCGGCGACGAGCGCGCGGTCGACGTCCTCGGGGTCGCCATCGAGGGCGAGGACGCGACCGTCGCTCGCCTGCGCGCCGAGCGCGGGAAACTGGTCGACCGGGATCGACACACCCTCGAGGCGCCCGCGGCCGAAGGCGCCGGAACTGAGGAGGGCGGCGTCCCCGCAGTATTGGCCGCCTTCATCGTCCAGTACTACGCCGAGCGCGACCTGCCCGACGCCCTCCTCTTGCCCGAACGCCACGGGGACGACGAGGTCGCGGCGTGGCTCGAGGCCGAGGGCGTCTCGGTCCGCGTCCCCGGCGCCGGCCGAGAGGCCAAACTGGTCGACCTCGCGCTGAAGAACGCTCGCCGGAACGTCGGCGGTCGCGACGAGTGCGGGATGCTCGCCGACGCCCTCGAGATCGACGCGGCCCGGCGGGTCGAGGGGTTCGACGTGAGCCACGCCCAGGGGAAGTCGGCGGTCGGCAGCGACGTGACGTTCGTCGACGGTAGCGCGGAGAAGGCCGACTACCGCCGGAAGAAGCTCACCGATCAGAATGACGACTACGACAACATGCGGGCCCTCCTCGAGTGGCGCGCCAGCCGCGCCGTCGAGGGCCGCGACGATCGGCCCGACCCCGATCTGCTCCTGATCGACGGCGGCGAGGGGCAACTCGAGGCGGCCCGCGACGCGCTGGCCGCCGTCGGCTGGGACGTACCCGCGGTCGCGCTGGCGAAGGCCGAAGAGCGCGTAGTCACGCCCGACCGGACGTTCTCGTGGCCCAGCGACGCGCCGCACCTCCACCTCCTCCAGCGCGTGCGCGACGAGGCGCATCGCTTCGCCGTCCAGTACCACCAGACCGTCCGCGACGAGGTTAAGACGGTGCTGGACGACGTCCCCGGCGTCGGCCCCGAGACGAGAAAGCGACTCCTCGGCCGGTTCGGTAGCGTCGAGAACGTCCGCGAGGCCAGCGTCGACGACATCGAGAGCGTCGAGGGAATCGGCGAGAAGACGGCGGAGACGATCAAATCGCGGCTCTAA
- a CDS encoding saccharopine dehydrogenase family protein, which translates to MPTLLIYGSYGFVGGLIAEEAIDRGLDPILAGRDRERLRQQVDELGQRGRRFSLEDPVTVATALEDVDCVLNCAGPFSNTAEPLVEGCLRSGTDYVDITGEIPVIESIHDRDEEATEAGITLLPAAALSTIPMDCLAAHLADRLPEATHLALGVDSFRVPSIGTLRTVIEGADTENAVRRDGDLESAPTGWKTREIDFGRGERPAVTMPMGDISTAHYTTGIPNVEMYAVMPQPARTALRLHRYLSPVFESKPVRWTLKQLAGVRDGPSERARERGSAYVWGEARTEDGERVVSRLRTPDPYVVTVDGAVTVAERVLAGDADAGFQTPAGAFDADFAFELEGVEGFFDESTPDETSPVNPLLQ; encoded by the coding sequence ATGCCGACCCTCCTGATCTACGGCTCGTACGGGTTCGTCGGCGGCCTGATCGCCGAGGAGGCGATCGACCGCGGACTGGATCCGATCCTGGCTGGCCGCGACCGAGAACGGCTCCGCCAGCAGGTCGACGAACTCGGCCAACGGGGCCGCCGGTTCTCGCTCGAGGATCCAGTGACCGTCGCGACGGCCCTCGAGGACGTCGATTGCGTCCTCAACTGTGCGGGCCCGTTCTCGAACACGGCCGAACCGCTCGTCGAAGGCTGCCTCCGCAGCGGAACCGACTACGTCGACATCACCGGCGAGATCCCCGTCATCGAGTCGATCCACGACCGGGACGAGGAGGCGACGGAGGCCGGCATCACGCTGCTCCCGGCGGCCGCACTCTCGACGATCCCGATGGACTGTCTGGCCGCCCACCTCGCCGACCGGCTGCCGGAGGCGACTCACCTCGCGCTGGGCGTCGACTCGTTTCGCGTGCCCTCGATCGGCACGCTCCGAACGGTCATCGAGGGCGCCGACACCGAGAACGCCGTCCGCCGCGACGGCGACCTCGAGAGCGCGCCGACGGGGTGGAAGACCCGCGAAATCGACTTCGGTCGCGGGGAGCGACCGGCGGTGACGATGCCGATGGGCGACATTTCGACGGCCCACTACACGACCGGAATTCCGAACGTCGAGATGTACGCGGTGATGCCCCAGCCCGCTCGCACCGCGCTGCGGCTGCATCGCTACCTCTCGCCGGTGTTCGAGTCGAAACCGGTGCGCTGGACGCTGAAGCAGTTGGCCGGCGTCCGCGACGGTCCCTCCGAGCGGGCCCGCGAGCGCGGCTCGGCCTACGTCTGGGGCGAAGCACGCACCGAAGACGGCGAGCGCGTCGTCTCCCGTCTACGGACGCCCGATCCGTACGTCGTTACCGTCGACGGCGCGGTGACGGTCGCTGAGCGGGTGCTCGCGGGCGACGCCGACGCCGGGTTCCAGACTCCCGCCGGCGCGTTCGACGCCGACTTCGCCTTCGAACTCGAGGGCGTCGAGGGCTTCTTCGACGAGTCGACGCCCGACGAAACGTCACCGGTGAATCCGCTGCTTCAGTAA
- a CDS encoding ORC1-type DNA replication protein — translation MADDPEEGMLSWDESVFRDEHVFEIDYVPETFKHREGQTQGLTYALRPAVRGSRPLNVMVRGPPGTGKTTAIQKLFDEVGAQTSDVRTIRVNCQVNATRYSVFSRLFEGTFDYEPPSSGISFKKLFGQIAEKLVEEDKVLVVALDDINYLFYENEASDTLYSLLRAHEEYPGAKIGVVVVSSDPALDVIDELDSRVQSVFRPEDVYFPVYDQPEIVDILEERVTRGFNDGVIGRDTLEYVADLTADSGDLRVGIDLLRRAGLNAEMRASRTVERQDVEDAYEKSKYINLSRSLSGLTDTERTLLEVIAHHDGEQAGDVYEAFHEETELGYTRYSEIVNKLDQLGLIDADYAEVDGRGRSRSLSLSYEKDAVLERLE, via the coding sequence ATGGCAGACGACCCCGAAGAGGGGATGTTGTCGTGGGACGAATCCGTGTTCCGGGACGAGCACGTCTTCGAGATCGACTACGTTCCCGAGACGTTCAAGCACCGCGAGGGCCAGACGCAGGGCCTGACGTACGCGCTTCGGCCGGCGGTGCGCGGCTCCCGGCCGCTGAACGTCATGGTCCGCGGACCGCCGGGCACCGGCAAGACGACGGCCATCCAGAAGCTGTTCGACGAGGTGGGCGCCCAGACCAGCGACGTCCGTACCATCCGCGTCAACTGTCAGGTCAACGCCACCCGGTACTCGGTGTTCTCGCGGCTCTTCGAGGGGACCTTCGACTACGAACCGCCCTCTTCGGGGATCTCGTTCAAGAAGCTGTTCGGCCAGATCGCCGAGAAGCTCGTCGAGGAGGACAAGGTGCTCGTCGTCGCCTTGGACGACATCAACTACCTCTTCTACGAGAACGAGGCCTCGGACACCCTCTACTCGCTCCTGCGGGCTCACGAGGAGTACCCCGGCGCGAAGATCGGGGTCGTCGTCGTCTCCTCCGACCCCGCCTTGGACGTCATCGACGAACTCGACTCGCGGGTCCAGAGCGTCTTCCGCCCCGAGGACGTCTACTTCCCCGTCTACGACCAGCCCGAGATCGTCGACATCCTCGAGGAGCGCGTCACACGCGGCTTCAACGACGGCGTCATCGGCCGGGACACTCTCGAGTACGTCGCCGACCTCACCGCCGACAGCGGCGACCTGCGGGTCGGGATCGACCTGCTGCGCCGGGCCGGGCTGAACGCCGAGATGCGCGCCAGTCGTACCGTCGAGCGCCAGGACGTCGAGGACGCCTACGAGAAGTCCAAGTACATCAACCTCTCGCGGAGCCTCTCGGGGCTGACCGACACCGAGCGGACGCTGCTCGAGGTGATCGCCCACCACGACGGCGAGCAGGCCGGCGACGTCTACGAGGCCTTCCACGAGGAGACCGAACTGGGCTACACGCGCTACTCGGAGATCGTCAACAAACTCGACCAACTGGGGCTGATCGACGCCGACTACGCCGAGGTCGACGGCCGCGGTCGCTCGCGGTCGCTGTCGCTGTCCTACGAGAAGGACGCGGTGCTCGAACGGCTCGAGTGA
- a CDS encoding DUF192 domain-containing protein — translation MTNEVSRRRLLGVAGAVAVAGCLDAGDSKETNGEGQIEPTNEPSIDESETANDSTATEANAAETVHEDYETTEVRAVTADGDELGTVTAAIADTSDLRYLGLSDTEELPPDRGMLFVYESVEERTFVMREMDFGIDIVYADADGSITDIHHAPAPGPNEDGNDQRYPGRGRYVLEANYEWTTEHDVSEGDILEFDLEESVEREE, via the coding sequence ATGACGAACGAGGTGAGCCGCCGACGCCTTCTCGGCGTCGCCGGCGCGGTCGCGGTCGCCGGCTGTCTCGACGCGGGCGACTCGAAGGAGACGAACGGCGAGGGACAGATCGAACCGACTAACGAGCCGTCGATCGACGAGTCGGAGACCGCGAACGACTCGACCGCGACCGAGGCAAACGCCGCGGAAACGGTTCACGAGGACTACGAGACGACCGAGGTTCGGGCTGTGACCGCCGACGGCGACGAACTCGGGACGGTAACGGCGGCGATCGCCGACACGTCTGACCTCCGGTATCTCGGCCTCAGCGACACCGAGGAACTGCCGCCGGATCGCGGCATGCTGTTCGTCTACGAGTCGGTCGAGGAGCGCACCTTCGTCATGCGGGAGATGGACTTCGGCATCGACATCGTCTACGCCGACGCGGACGGGTCGATCACCGACATCCATCACGCGCCGGCACCGGGTCCGAACGAGGACGGAAACGATCAGCGCTATCCCGGCCGGGGACGGTACGTGCTCGAGGCCAACTACGAATGGACGACCGAACACGACGTCAGCGAGGGGGACATCCTCGAGTTCGATCTCGAAGAGTCGGTCGAACGCGAGGAGTGA